The DNA sequence AAAGCCATGGTattctttatttctcttttgTCTCACTTATCATCCAATAACTTAAACTAAAGATTTAGATCCTTACTAGAATGTGTCACCCAAAACGATAGCATACTTTTGGTATCCTGCTAGGCACATAAGCGCGTCAGTCATTGTCGCTACCACAATATTTTAGTGAATTGTATGGTGTTAAGTTAAATCAGAAAGGTGGGATATAAGATTATAAAGTGACAAAAGAAATCAAGGAACAATCTTTACAAATCACAAATGGGAAAAGGCGTGGCAGCGTGTTTTTGTCATGGGGAGGATTTGAAAATGACAGCAAATTGACTGATGGAAGAAAGTATAGGGACCAATGCTGCAATTTTATAAACATACAACAAGCATAGAGCATAGGTTCCATAGGATTTGAAGACACAAACTTTAAAGGTTAAAGCTGTAAGTTGTGATTTCTTCACAAATGTATTTGGGGATGATGGCAGGAGGACATCATAGGGGTTGGGGAATGATAGAAGATGAGGCATGGAGAAAGGGACCTTGGACTGCTGAGGAAGATGGATTGCTCATTGAGCATGTGAGGCTTCATGGTGAAGGCAGATGGAACTCTCTGGCTAGGCTTGCAGGTATgcaacttctctctctctctcccccccccccccccccaaaaccctAATAAAAATCTTTGTTTGATCTGTTGTTGTATAGGGCTGAAAAGGAATGGAAAGAGCTGCAGATTGAGGTGGGTGAACTATTTGAGGCCAGAACTTAAGAGGGGGCACATAACTCCTCATGAAGAAAGCATCATTCTAGATCTACATGCTAGATGGGGAAACAGGTCAATATTTAGTTTTATCGTTCCTTTTTAAACTTAGTGagtttttatttaaactcaGTTAGCTTATTATTTGCTACAAGGCTTAACTTCTGTGTTAAAAAAATCAGGTGGTCGACAATTGCACGAAGTTTGCCTGGAAGGACTGACAATGAGATCAAGAACTACTGGAGGACTCATTTCAAGAAAAGGGTAAAAGCGCCTTCTGATGCCTCCGAAGGGGCCAAAACCCGCCTCTTAAGGAGACAAAAATCCCATAAtcagcagcaacaacaacaaaatttgcAAGTGGATCAAGAAGTGAAAAGAATCATGTCCTTATTGGACGAAAATGAGACTAAACTGCCGTTATATTGGCCTCACGCAGCTGATCATCATCAGGAGCAAGGCTTCTTCTATTCCATGCTCGATGGCAATATTGTCAATGTGTCTTTGCCTGAAGCTGCCTCCAGCAATGAGGACAATTTTCTGTGGGATGGTTTGTGGAACTTAAATGATGTACATGCAAACTTTATTAACACCACCAGGCAAAGCTAGTTTTCACAACTAGGGTTTTTCCACTTCTGTCAAATAAGGGTTAAGTTGGTGTTGGCATGCTGCATCACAATTTTGATTAATCGGAAGTTGTTTAATTTAACTGGTTTTAGCTTCAAGTATGGAGATGTAATTTTCCATAAACCCTTTTCTGCCTTTCAAAGCATTATAGTATTAGTTATTaaacaacataataaaatattaaacaacaCAATAAGTCATTTGCTCAATCAAAAACCCATTTGTACTTTGAGTTGCATGAGTATCCACGCCGTCTTCAAAACTTTTGTGTACTAGTACTACCTTAGTCATATCAAGCTTCTCGTGACATTTTTGTCTTTATATTTCTTATGCTATTTTAAGTAATGATTTGGGACAAATGCAATCTTACTCTATGATTTATTACCACAAAGGTCTTGTTCCAAGATAAGAACTggttttcatttcaatttataTGGACAAATACGATTCCCACTCCGATTTCactatttttcctttttctttttacaaCTTTGATATTTAAAAGGAAGTAAAGTTTGAATCTGGATGCAAATGGACGAACATACTGCCACAATACCTATAATGCTTTGCTTAGTTTGATTATAGTTTGTTCAATAACTTGGATTGTGTCATACCCAAGTGAGTTGAGAGTTCAATAGCCAAATGACTACAAACATTTCATAATGCACCCAAGAATGGGATGCACCATTTCAGTCGATGGCTGGATTTTACTACCAGAAAATAGGGGTGGGTTCAGTTTTATTTGATTCGATTTTTTGTCtaaatcaaaaccaaaccgaaattttggttcggttttggtatgatttctatttttatattttataacaTTTTTTAATATGGAATTTAGAAAAAATGCTTGCATCGGTagactacaacaacaacaacaacaacaaagccttttcccactaagtggggtcggctatatgaatcctagaacgccattgcgctcggttttgtgtcatgtcctccgttagatccaagtactctaagtcttttcttagactctcttccaaagttgtcctaggtcttcctctaccccttcggccctgaacctctgtcccgtagtcacatcttcgaaccggagcgtcagtcggccttctttgcacatgttcaaaatcaccggagccgattttctctcatatttcctacaatttcggctactcctactttacctcggatatcctcattcccaatcttatcctttctcgtgtgcccacacatcccacgaagcatcctcatctccgctacacccattttgtgtacgtgttgatacttcaccacccaacattctgtgccatacaacatcgctagccttattgccgtcctataaaattttcccttgagcttcagtggcctacgacggtcacacaacacgccggatgcactctttccatccagctcgtattctatggttgagatctccatctaattctccgttctcttgcaagatagatcctaggtagcgaaaacgatcgctttttgtgatcttcgctagattgctccggtcattagtgtggataagtatataaatggatagagataggaaagcaaacacaagatgtacgtggttcacccagattggctacgtccacggaatataagagttctcattaattgtgaagggtttacacaagtacataggttcaagctctcatttagtgagtacaagtgaatgatttagtacaaatgacattaggaaatattgtgggagaatgatctcgtaatcacgaaacttctaagtatcggagtgtggtgtcgtcttgacttgccttatctgtctcataggtagatgtggcatcttctctggaagtactcttcctccatccaggggtggtatctttaactggtggagatgcacaaggtaatgtatcaatttcacttgaagcttacttgtagtttcaggcttggtcaagcgcgatacaaaccatgtagtaggagtcccccaagtcgccaagctagggggtttgctgaaagaggtgacagacaaggtaagcaatcagagctccgactgattgttcaccttctccccatcttgcagcagcatgaaggataaagagaagaaaaatgagaagagatgatatgagatacttttgcttttgaagaagtaactttccacaggcttattcttgaactgagctggagggttttctggtttcctccagagtataaggccgactgaagaatttgagggtcaaaacaagtccatcaaatctagagtacgttccaccctgctgatatgggatacttttgcttttgacagagtaatgaatgtatcggcacgtgtgctgttacgcttgtctccacatgcttccttgtatccttcgcacttgccctatctgttcctcaagcagatgcgaaatcttccctggaaacataagatgttgaagatgagtactcgagagcaatgccaggtaagtaatcaggtaaggggttccaggcagtcagttcctggctggaagcttgattccaagtgctgactgattgctttctttctccttgtcttgcagataaaaacaaggccaaaagaaaagacagggaaaaagcatgatatgggatactcttgcttttaaccctgatgatatgagatattcttgctctagtataacttgtttgcagaggtattatcggggggaaagaaagctgaatatttcgaaaggcttcgttgggagtgccctctcagatatgatgaagggttgagcatttttgcaggtctgcctgtccgttggggatggaggtcgacatatataggagtctccctaacaacaagtagtaatgctattcctttaccctgcttggtcatagcacggtagtgggagctgccagtttcacatgttttaactctgtcagagcactttgaaaaagtggtctgtggtatctggctctcgagattcggagaacgatgcctcttcgatttttgagaaagcaatcatgctgggggtatgactctcgagattcggagagcagtgtctcttcgatttttgaggaagtaatcatgttgggagtctggttctcgagattcggagggcggtgcctcttcgattttggagcaagcaatcttgttgggagtgttgtctcgaatgtgagtaaaggttgggcatgtttgctagtctaccttgccacgaagcacaaaggttgacacacagggactttccaattatccagcaatggtactgttcctttaccctctcttcgattttgagaaagtagtcatgttgggagtctggctctcgagattcggaggacggtgcctcttcgattttggagcaagcaatcttattgggagtgttttctcgaatgtgagtaaaggttgggcatgtttgctagtctaccttgccacgaagcacagaggttgacacacagggactttccaattatccagcagtggtactgttcctttacagttgtgggtaataatatggtagctagaccttcaaaat is a window from the Malus domestica chromosome 16, GDT2T_hap1 genome containing:
- the LOC103424174 gene encoding transcription factor MYB24-like is translated as MYLGMMAGGHHRGWGMIEDEAWRKGPWTAEEDGLLIEHVRLHGEGRWNSLARLAGLKRNGKSCRLRWVNYLRPELKRGHITPHEESIILDLHARWGNRWSTIARSLPGRTDNEIKNYWRTHFKKRVKAPSDASEGAKTRLLRRQKSHNQQQQQQNLQVDQEVKRIMSLLDENETKLPLYWPHAADHHQEQGFFYSMLDGNIVNVSLPEAASSNEDNFLWDGLWNLNDVHANFINTTRQS